The nucleotide sequence TCAGCAGGCCGTGTGGCTGGGGGATCTGCTGCGTGCGTGCACACCGAAATCCGGGACTCGCTATCCGGTCTGGAAAGACGTGATGGCTGCGAAGCACGGCACGGCATTTGCCAAATCGGGCGGGTGGAAAAAAGTCAGGACGGCGGGGCTGCTGCTCGTCTAGCGCACACAAATAGAAAGGCCGCCTGGCGGCGGCCTTTCGCGGGAAGACGTTCCAGTTCCCTGGTGCTACGCGTCAGGTCCTCACTTGTTCGGTTGCGGCGTGTAGCGCAGGTACGGCTTCACGGCCTTGAACCCCTTGGGGAAAAGCTTCTTTGCCTCCTCGTCGTTGACCGCTGGCGTGATGATGCAGTCCTGCCCGTCCTTCCAATTGACCGGCGTAGCCACTTTGAACTTCGCCGTGAGCTGCAGCGAATCGATCACGCGGAGCAGTTCGTCAAAGTTCCTTCCGCAGGAAGCAGGGTACGTAAGCTGGAGCTTGATCTTCTTGTCCGGCCCGATCACGAACACTGAGCGGACGGTCATGTTGTCCAGCGCGTTCGGATGGATCATGTCGTAGAGTTGCGCGACCTTTTTTTCAGGGTCGGCGATGAGGGGATAGGCCACCGTGCACGACTGCGTTTCGTTGATGTCCTTGATCCAGCCCTTGTGTGAGTCCAGCGGGTCCACGCTGATAGCCAATACTTTGACTCCTCGCTTTTCAAATTCGCCCTTAATCTTCGCCATGTAGCCCAGCTCGGTCGTGCAGACCGGCGTAAAGTCCTTGGGGTGCGAGAAGAGAATGCACCAGCCGCCGCCAATCCA is from Nitrospira sp. and encodes:
- a CDS encoding peroxiredoxin, with the protein product MALRLGDEAPNFTADTTEGKIDFHQWIGGGWCILFSHPKDFTPVCTTELGYMAKIKGEFEKRGVKVLAISVDPLDSHKGWIKDINETQSCTVAYPLIADPEKKVAQLYDMIHPNALDNMTVRSVFVIGPDKKIKLQLTYPASCGRNFDELLRVIDSLQLTAKFKVATPVNWKDGQDCIITPAVNDEEAKKLFPKGFKAVKPYLRYTPQPNK